A stretch of the Oceanicola sp. D3 genome encodes the following:
- a CDS encoding TIGR01244 family sulfur transferase: MVAPKPLDGDFFVAGQIAPDDLGGLAAAGFRTIICNRPDGEVPGQPDAATLDAEAKRLGLAFHFLPVSGADVRESHADALGEILSSKPPGAVLAFCRTGTRSAMVWALREARMRPAEDVLAKTRDAGYELGAFLGAAG; encoded by the coding sequence ATGGTTGCGCCCAAGCCATTGGACGGCGACTTTTTCGTTGCGGGCCAGATCGCGCCTGACGATCTGGGAGGGCTCGCGGCAGCCGGGTTTCGCACCATCATCTGCAACCGCCCGGATGGCGAGGTGCCGGGGCAACCCGACGCCGCCACGCTGGATGCAGAGGCCAAGCGGCTTGGCCTCGCCTTCCATTTCTTGCCGGTCTCCGGCGCGGATGTGCGTGAAAGCCATGCCGATGCGCTGGGCGAGATCTTGAGCAGCAAACCCCCGGGCGCGGTGCTGGCCTTCTGCCGCACCGGCACGCGATCGGCCATGGTCTGGGCGCTTCGCGAAGCCCGGATGCGCCCGGCGGAGGATGTTTTGGCAAAAACGCGTGACGCAGGCTACGAGCTTGGCGCGTTTCTCGGCGCGGCGGGCTGA
- a CDS encoding DUF6691 family protein has translation MKKHILIYLIGLIFGLGISISGMANPAKVINFFDVAGSWDPSLIFVMGGALVFTLIGYRLVFRRAAPIWATGFSLPNTRLIDARLIGGSLVFGIGWGIAGFCPGGALPALGTGRIEVFIFVAALVAGVLLAKTLQKITARKKPEVARA, from the coding sequence ATGAAAAAGCACATCCTGATCTACCTCATCGGCCTGATCTTCGGCCTCGGCATCTCCATTTCCGGCATGGCCAACCCGGCCAAGGTCATCAACTTTTTCGATGTTGCGGGCAGCTGGGATCCGAGCCTGATCTTCGTCATGGGCGGGGCGCTGGTTTTCACCCTTATTGGCTACCGTCTGGTGTTTCGCCGCGCGGCACCGATCTGGGCCACCGGCTTCAGCCTGCCGAACACCCGCCTGATCGACGCGCGCCTGATCGGCGGCTCGCTTGTCTTTGGCATCGGCTGGGGCATCGCTGGCTTCTGCCCCGGCGGCGCACTTCCGGCCCTCGGCACGGGCCGCATCGAGGTGTTTATCTTCGTCGCGGCGCTGGTGGCAGGTGTCCTGCTGGCCAAGACGCTGCAAAAAATAACAGCGCGAAAGAAACCCGAGGTGGCAAGGGCCTGA
- a CDS encoding YeeE/YedE family protein gives METEFTPYASLGGGLLIGLAAVMLMATLGRIFGATGILAGFIQPSSPSEFSWRAALLAGMVSGPLLFLAITGNWPAISVPVSTPLLALGGVIVGVGVTYGAGCTSGHGVCGMARLSPRSVVATLSFMVGTAATVYVIRHVIGG, from the coding sequence ATGGAAACCGAGTTTACACCCTATGCCTCTCTCGGCGGGGGCCTGCTGATCGGGCTTGCAGCCGTGATGCTGATGGCCACGCTCGGGCGCATCTTCGGTGCTACCGGAATCTTGGCAGGTTTCATCCAGCCAAGCAGCCCCTCGGAGTTTTCGTGGCGCGCCGCACTGCTGGCCGGAATGGTCTCCGGCCCGCTGCTCTTCCTCGCGATTACCGGCAACTGGCCCGCCATTTCTGTGCCCGTGTCCACGCCGCTCTTGGCGCTGGGCGGGGTGATTGTGGGCGTGGGCGTGACCTACGGGGCGGGCTGCACCTCTGGCCACGGCGTCTGTGGCATGGCCCGGCTCTCGCCGCGCTCGGTCGTGGCCACGCTCTCCTTCATGGTGGGCACGGCAGCCACGGTTTATGTCATCCGCCACGTGATCGGGGGCTGA
- a CDS encoding gamma-glutamylcyclotransferase: protein MIPDSKLPNPLWVFGYGSLLWNPGFEVAEQRLARLDGYHRAFCMSSIHHRGTEEEPGLVLALDEAEGASCQGVALRVTPGQEPQVLADLRERELISSAYFEAVVTLRADGFEPFNALAYVVDRDHVQYCGALSLEQQAKIIAHAHGGRGPNSEYLFNTADHLAQIGIADPDLAWLAAKLREGA from the coding sequence ATGATCCCCGATAGCAAACTTCCCAACCCGCTCTGGGTGTTCGGTTACGGCAGCCTGCTCTGGAACCCCGGGTTCGAGGTGGCCGAGCAGCGGCTGGCGCGTCTTGATGGGTATCACCGGGCCTTTTGCATGTCGTCGATCCACCACCGTGGCACCGAAGAAGAGCCGGGGCTGGTGCTGGCTCTCGATGAGGCAGAAGGCGCGTCCTGCCAAGGCGTTGCGCTGCGTGTGACGCCCGGACAGGAGCCGCAGGTTCTGGCCGATCTGCGGGAGCGCGAGCTGATCTCTTCGGCCTATTTCGAAGCGGTCGTGACGCTCCGCGCCGATGGGTTTGAGCCGTTCAATGCGCTGGCCTATGTGGTGGACCGGGATCACGTGCAATACTGCGGGGCCCTCAGCCTTGAACAGCAGGCCAAGATTATCGCCCATGCCCATGGCGGGCGTGGGCCCAATTCCGAATACCTCTTCAACACTGCCGATCATCTGGCCCAGATCGGCATAGCCGACCCGGACCTTGCCTGGCTTGCTGCCAAGCTGCGTGAGGGCGCCTGA
- a CDS encoding MBL fold metallo-hydrolase, translating to MSDYPIDITVIPEVKAFFDEATNTISYVVKDPASEHCAVIDSVMDIDYAAGRITYDNADEIIAYVREHGLTVDWLIETHVHADHLSAAPYIQQQLGGKIGIGVHIKTVQDTFGKVFNEGTEFQRDGSQFDALFEDGDTYKIGGLNAVAIFTPGHTPACMTHVIGNAAFVGDTLFMPDGGSARADFPGGDAGVLYESIMKVLALPDEMRLFMCHDYGPNGRDIQWETTVADERAHNIHVGKGKTKEDFIKFRTERDATLDMPKLIIPSLQVNMRAGEIPTDKDGKPMLKVPLNGL from the coding sequence ATGAGCGACTACCCCATCGACATCACCGTTATCCCCGAGGTCAAAGCCTTCTTCGATGAGGCGACCAACACCATCTCCTACGTGGTGAAGGATCCGGCCAGCGAGCATTGCGCCGTGATCGACAGCGTGATGGATATCGACTACGCCGCCGGCCGCATCACCTATGACAATGCCGACGAGATCATCGCCTACGTGCGGGAGCACGGCCTCACCGTTGACTGGCTGATCGAAACCCACGTCCACGCCGACCATCTCTCCGCCGCGCCCTATATCCAGCAACAGCTGGGCGGCAAGATTGGCATCGGTGTCCACATCAAGACGGTGCAGGACACATTCGGCAAGGTGTTCAACGAGGGCACCGAGTTTCAGCGCGACGGCTCGCAGTTTGATGCGCTGTTCGAGGATGGGGATACCTACAAGATCGGCGGCCTCAACGCGGTGGCGATCTTTACCCCGGGCCACACCCCCGCCTGCATGACCCATGTCATCGGCAATGCGGCCTTCGTTGGCGACACGCTCTTCATGCCCGATGGCGGCTCGGCGCGTGCCGACTTCCCTGGCGGCGACGCAGGCGTGCTCTACGAGAGCATCATGAAAGTTCTGGCGCTCCCTGACGAGATGCGCCTGTTCATGTGCCACGATTACGGGCCGAATGGCCGCGATATCCAGTGGGAAACCACCGTGGCGGATGAGCGCGCGCACAATATCCACGTGGGCAAAGGCAAGACGAAAGAGGATTTCATCAAGTTCCGCACAGAACGCGATGCCACGCTCGACATGCCAAAGCTCATCATCCCGTCGTTGCAGGTGAACATGCGCGCGGGCGAAATCCCGACGGACAAGGACGGCAAGCCGATGCTCAAAGTCCCGCTGAACGGGCTTTGA
- a CDS encoding PAS-domain containing protein: MLVNPEDSLERQNEKLLQIAESLMRRVEQKNEESGLAYAQFERAALLEAQVRERTEQLERALDLLQDSNASLARANSSAEEARSNLADAIETVAEGFALFDASEKLVLANSRFCKALSDIKPKLTEGLSFADYVRLVSESRAISLPKGEDPGDWAARRMRRHRDAHSVFNVSLVRDRWLQVSEHRTASGGTVILQTDVTSIFRAERRERERLQHGHAQMLQATLDHLTQGVAIFDANARLVGWNDRLGELFDIGLPEEVLGADFIEISRQLGTQAGFSDGLTLETLVDWAARRSGRAPLSFEVTTAGERVLQGFAQEMPDRGFVVSFTDITAERQAAKDLKDINELLEQRVEERTLELEDALTEAERANTSKSRFVAAASHDLMQPLSAAKLFLSSLAEAAGGGAPAELADKTAQALVNVEEIITALLDISKLDLGQASFEVQPVPLRAIFEPLRHQIEPLARAKGLRLKIIDSDLTVRSDPAFLRRIVQNLLSNAVNYTDRGRVVLGVRRNGGSARIEVWDTGRGIAEEDQALVFQEFKRLENGGGDGLGLGLAIVERACKGLGHPLSLWSAPMQGSCFALNVPLAERAMPARARRALEEPDLRERAPLVLLVENDTALARAIGMMIEGWGAHVLHAHNADEALELLAEVQLKPDALLLDEQLGRGMSGTELYSLLSGRFGKLPARVISADRSRRLREACAALGLELLGKPIDRERIGAFLARL; encoded by the coding sequence ATGCTGGTCAACCCTGAAGACAGTCTTGAGCGGCAGAACGAGAAGTTGTTGCAGATCGCCGAGTCGCTCATGCGCCGGGTTGAGCAGAAAAACGAAGAGAGCGGCCTTGCCTATGCCCAGTTTGAACGGGCCGCGCTGCTGGAAGCACAGGTGCGCGAGCGCACGGAGCAATTGGAGCGGGCGCTGGACCTCTTGCAGGATTCAAATGCCAGCCTCGCCCGCGCCAATAGCTCCGCCGAAGAGGCCCGCTCCAACCTTGCCGATGCGATCGAGACGGTGGCCGAGGGCTTTGCGCTCTTTGATGCCTCCGAAAAGCTGGTGCTCGCCAACAGCCGCTTTTGCAAAGCCCTGTCGGACATCAAGCCAAAGCTCACCGAGGGGCTCAGCTTTGCCGATTACGTGCGGCTTGTATCCGAGAGCCGCGCTATCTCGCTGCCAAAAGGCGAAGACCCCGGCGATTGGGCCGCCCGCCGGATGCGCCGCCACCGTGATGCGCATTCGGTGTTCAATGTCTCGCTGGTGCGCGACCGCTGGCTTCAGGTCTCCGAGCATCGCACCGCCTCTGGTGGCACGGTCATCCTGCAAACTGACGTCACCTCGATTTTCCGCGCCGAGCGGCGTGAACGAGAGCGGCTGCAGCACGGTCATGCCCAGATGCTGCAGGCCACGCTCGACCATTTGACCCAAGGCGTTGCCATCTTTGACGCCAACGCCCGGCTTGTCGGGTGGAATGACCGATTGGGTGAGCTCTTCGATATCGGCCTGCCGGAAGAGGTGCTGGGCGCAGACTTCATCGAGATCAGCCGCCAATTGGGCACGCAAGCCGGGTTTTCTGACGGGCTGACGCTTGAAACCCTTGTGGATTGGGCGGCCCGGCGCAGCGGGCGCGCGCCCTTGAGCTTTGAGGTGACAACAGCGGGCGAGCGGGTATTGCAGGGGTTCGCGCAGGAAATGCCCGACCGGGGCTTTGTGGTGTCCTTCACCGATATCACCGCCGAGCGACAGGCGGCCAAGGACTTGAAAGACATCAACGAATTGCTCGAACAGCGGGTGGAAGAGCGCACATTGGAGCTGGAGGACGCCCTCACCGAGGCGGAGCGCGCCAACACCTCCAAATCGCGCTTTGTTGCGGCGGCCAGCCATGACCTGATGCAGCCCCTTTCTGCCGCCAAGCTGTTCCTGTCGTCGCTGGCCGAGGCCGCGGGGGGTGGGGCCCCGGCGGAACTGGCCGACAAGACGGCGCAGGCCTTGGTCAACGTGGAAGAGATCATCACCGCGCTTCTGGATATCTCCAAGCTGGACCTTGGGCAGGCGAGTTTTGAGGTGCAGCCCGTGCCTCTGCGCGCCATCTTCGAGCCTCTGCGCCACCAGATAGAACCGCTCGCGCGTGCCAAGGGTTTGCGCCTCAAGATCATCGACAGTGACCTTACCGTCAGGTCTGACCCGGCCTTTCTGCGGCGCATCGTGCAGAATTTGCTCTCGAACGCGGTCAATTACACTGATCGGGGGCGCGTGGTGCTGGGTGTGCGCCGCAACGGCGGCTCGGCGCGGATCGAGGTGTGGGACACGGGGCGTGGGATTGCCGAGGAGGATCAGGCGCTGGTCTTTCAGGAGTTCAAGCGGCTCGAAAATGGCGGCGGCGATGGGCTTGGCCTTGGGCTGGCCATCGTGGAGCGGGCGTGCAAGGGCCTTGGCCATCCGCTGTCGCTCTGGTCTGCGCCGATGCAGGGCAGTTGCTTTGCGCTGAATGTGCCGCTGGCCGAACGGGCCATGCCGGCCCGCGCCCGCCGGGCGCTGGAGGAGCCGGACCTGCGCGAGCGCGCGCCGCTTGTGCTGCTCGTGGAGAATGACACTGCCCTTGCCCGCGCCATTGGCATGATGATCGAGGGCTGGGGCGCGCATGTGCTTCACGCGCATAATGCCGATGAGGCGCTGGAACTGCTGGCCGAGGTGCAGCTGAAGCCGGATGCGCTTTTGCTTGATGAGCAACTGGGGCGCGGCATGTCGGGCACGGAGCTGTATTCCCTGCTCTCCGGGCGCTTTGGCAAGCTGCCTGCCCGGGTGATTTCTGCCGACCGTTCGCGCCGTCTGCGGGAGGCCTGTGCCGCGCTCGGGCTGGAGCTGCTGGGCAAGCCGATTGACCGTGAGCGGATTGGGGCATTTCTGGCACGGCTCTGA
- a CDS encoding DUF2125 domain-containing protein, with translation MLRRMIVVVLVAVLAWGGYWAVGAWGLEKAVRGWLEERRADGWQAEAEQVVVRGFPNRFDLELNTLKLADPKTGWAWNAPFFQSLALSYKPYHVIAVWPETQSLQTPYERLNITSERLRGSLMLTPTSLALKRSSFELDGVEITSDAGWTSRLTEGRLATRTLPEDFPDPTVHQVNFSARAWQVPSRLLAELNAADLVPDTLDSVTADVTITFSAPWDRYAIERARPQPRHVEVTLAEAKWGQMELKLAGSLDVDEAGVPEGALLVKATNWREILAVGVASGVVPADFEMPITTALELASQLAGSPKTLDIPLNFKNGQTRIGPAPIGPAPVILLR, from the coding sequence ATGCTGCGCCGTATGATCGTGGTGGTGCTGGTGGCCGTGCTCGCTTGGGGCGGGTATTGGGCTGTTGGCGCATGGGGGCTGGAAAAGGCCGTGCGCGGCTGGCTGGAAGAGCGCCGGGCAGATGGCTGGCAGGCCGAGGCCGAGCAGGTGGTTGTGCGAGGCTTCCCCAACCGGTTCGACCTTGAGCTGAACACGCTGAAGCTGGCAGACCCAAAGACCGGCTGGGCATGGAATGCGCCGTTCTTTCAAAGCCTTGCCCTGAGCTACAAGCCGTACCACGTCATTGCCGTCTGGCCTGAGACCCAGAGCCTGCAAACACCCTATGAGCGGCTCAACATCACGTCCGAGCGGCTTCGCGGCAGCCTGATGCTGACGCCGACCTCGCTCGCGCTGAAACGGTCGAGCTTTGAACTGGACGGGGTGGAGATTACCTCGGACGCCGGGTGGACGAGCCGATTGACAGAGGGCCGGCTGGCCACGCGGACTTTGCCCGAGGATTTTCCGGATCCGACGGTTCATCAGGTGAACTTCTCGGCACGCGCCTGGCAGGTGCCATCGCGGCTGTTGGCAGAGTTGAATGCCGCCGATCTGGTGCCCGATACGCTGGATAGCGTCACCGCAGACGTCACCATCACCTTCTCCGCCCCGTGGGACCGCTACGCCATCGAGCGTGCCCGCCCCCAGCCGCGGCATGTAGAGGTGACGTTGGCCGAGGCAAAATGGGGGCAGATGGAGCTGAAGCTGGCCGGCAGCCTTGATGTGGACGAGGCCGGCGTGCCGGAGGGCGCGCTGCTGGTGAAGGCCACCAACTGGCGCGAAATTCTGGCCGTTGGTGTTGCCTCGGGCGTGGTGCCCGCAGATTTCGAGATGCCGATCACCACCGCGTTGGAACTGGCCAGCCAACTGGCGGGCAGCCCCAAGACGCTGGATATTCCGCTGAACTTCAAAAACGGCCAAACCCGCATCGGCCCCGCGCCCATCGGCCCCGCGCCTGTCATCCTGTTGCGGTAA
- a CDS encoding biopolymer transporter ExbB, which yields MSMTEAEAEPHFSQPVRQVAQMLIVLGLVGVGSYLLLPTVMPVILANLWLNGTIGLVFVVGVFTCFWQVYQLVRSVHWLEDFALDREVGPKVPRLLAPLAALLRSRRGRMQISATSSRSILESVATRIEELRDITRYLVNLLIFLGLLGTFYGLATTVPAVVETIRSLAPQEGEGGVEVFSRLMGGLEAQLGGMGTAFGSSLLGLAGSLIVGLLELFASHGQNRFYRELEEWLSSITRVSFAANDGEASDPSSAAGVLDHMAEQMEAMREMFTQSDVSRAMLEDRMGEVALAMEKIAENMAQPRNTDKLLRRIAEGNEALLTKLDNLAPGEGGVDAESRMRLRSIDTQLLAIHEDIAAGRQESVSGLRADLAALTRVIRDATKRPG from the coding sequence ATGAGCATGACAGAGGCTGAGGCCGAGCCGCATTTTTCGCAACCCGTGCGCCAGGTGGCGCAGATGCTCATTGTCTTGGGCCTTGTGGGCGTGGGCAGTTACCTGCTGTTGCCCACCGTGATGCCGGTGATCCTTGCCAACCTCTGGCTCAACGGCACCATCGGGCTGGTTTTCGTGGTCGGTGTGTTCACCTGTTTCTGGCAGGTCTACCAATTGGTGCGCTCCGTGCATTGGCTGGAGGATTTTGCGCTCGACCGGGAGGTGGGGCCAAAGGTGCCCCGGCTGCTGGCTCCGCTGGCGGCGCTTCTGCGGTCGCGGCGCGGGCGGATGCAAATTTCTGCCACCTCATCGCGCTCGATCCTCGAATCTGTGGCCACCCGGATTGAAGAGCTGCGCGATATCACGCGCTATCTCGTCAACCTGCTGATTTTCCTCGGGCTTCTTGGCACCTTCTACGGGCTCGCCACCACCGTCCCTGCCGTTGTTGAAACGATCCGCTCCCTTGCGCCACAGGAAGGCGAGGGCGGTGTGGAGGTGTTTTCGCGCCTGATGGGCGGGCTCGAAGCGCAGCTTGGCGGGATGGGCACGGCCTTTGGCTCTTCGCTTTTGGGGCTTGCCGGTTCTCTTATTGTCGGCTTGCTGGAGCTTTTCGCCTCCCACGGTCAGAACCGCTTTTACCGTGAGTTGGAAGAGTGGCTTTCGTCCATCACCCGCGTCTCTTTCGCCGCGAATGACGGTGAGGCTTCCGACCCGTCTTCGGCTGCTGGCGTCCTTGACCACATGGCTGAGCAGATGGAAGCGATGCGCGAGATGTTCACGCAGTCCGACGTCTCCCGCGCCATGCTGGAAGACCGGATGGGCGAGGTGGCACTGGCGATGGAAAAGATCGCCGAGAACATGGCGCAGCCGCGCAATACCGACAAGCTGCTGCGGCGGATCGCAGAGGGCAACGAGGCGCTCCTCACCAAGCTCGACAATCTCGCGCCCGGCGAGGGCGGCGTTGATGCCGAGAGCCGCATGCGCCTGCGCTCGATCGACACGCAACTGCTTGCAATTCATGAAGATATCGCCGCCGGCCGGCAGGAAAGCGTCTCTGGTCTGCGCGCCGATCTTGCGGCCCTGACCCGGGTGATCCGCGACGCGACCAAGAGGCCCGGCTGA
- a CDS encoding response regulator transcription factor produces the protein MEQIDRDIPSGAFTGWALVVDDHPLFCDALELTLTSVAAFRQVRTCDRLETALTMLGEALPDLVVLDLNLPDVSGLDGLIRLKAAARGVPVLVASSMAENQVISAALKAGAAGFVPKHSPRSTFREALAAVARGETYMPDDFVEAEGKEGDAGDAVERLSTLTAQQARILQLICQGKLNKQIAFDLAIAETTVKAHVTAIMRKLGVQSRTQAVLVAGQARFSAVLPSAPVSS, from the coding sequence ATGGAACAGATCGACCGTGATATCCCTTCAGGCGCGTTCACCGGCTGGGCGCTGGTGGTAGATGACCACCCGCTGTTTTGCGATGCGCTCGAACTGACGCTCACAAGTGTTGCCGCCTTTCGGCAGGTGCGCACCTGCGACCGGTTGGAAACCGCGCTGACAATGCTGGGCGAGGCGCTGCCTGATCTGGTGGTGCTGGATCTCAATCTGCCGGATGTGTCTGGCCTCGACGGTCTGATCCGCCTCAAAGCCGCCGCGCGGGGTGTTCCGGTTCTTGTTGCCTCCTCGATGGCTGAAAATCAGGTGATCTCGGCCGCGCTCAAGGCTGGTGCGGCGGGGTTTGTGCCCAAGCACAGCCCGCGCAGCACCTTTCGCGAGGCGCTCGCCGCGGTTGCGCGCGGCGAAACCTACATGCCGGATGATTTTGTTGAGGCGGAGGGCAAGGAGGGCGATGCGGGCGATGCCGTTGAGCGGCTTTCCACCCTGACGGCGCAGCAAGCGCGCATCCTTCAGCTGATCTGCCAAGGCAAGCTGAACAAGCAGATCGCCTTCGATCTTGCCATCGCCGAGACCACGGTTAAGGCGCATGTCACCGCGATCATGCGCAAGCTCGGCGTGCAGAGCCGCACGCAGGCGGTGCTTGTGGCCGGGCAGGCCCGTTTTTCAGCCGTATTGCCAAGCGCGCCTGTCTCCTCCTAA
- a CDS encoding FIST N-terminal domain-containing protein, translating into MTKDGQRHQALLHLGPQVAEAFATDPDPLAVLAEELGPGPFSLVCLFVSPVGDFSELVTAASARFGEAQVMACTTAGEIGRAGYVEERVVAVGFPAETFSTAAVMIRELSSRDAQAFGDRLVRERLTLSEQAPDRPNAFAFLLVDGLSLKEDILAAALSPALGGMPMFGGSAGDGVDFARTRVALNAEVAQDAAVLALVRTALPIRVFSINHLLPTEERMVVTEADPTARIVKAINAEPAAREYARIVGKDPDQLDTFTFAAHPVVVRIGGEHHVRAIQRVTDAGELQFFSAIDEGMVLTVAHKQDIVSHLEEELSALAREEAPLSILGCDCLLRRMEAEQAQAVRGLSDTLSRHKVSGFSTYGEQFGPLHVNQTMTGVAFYPPEEAV; encoded by the coding sequence CTGACCAAAGACGGCCAAAGGCACCAAGCCTTGCTGCATCTCGGCCCGCAGGTCGCAGAAGCCTTCGCGACAGATCCCGACCCTCTCGCCGTGCTCGCAGAAGAACTGGGCCCCGGCCCGTTTTCGCTCGTTTGTCTCTTCGTCAGCCCGGTGGGCGACTTTTCGGAACTGGTCACCGCGGCCTCGGCGCGGTTTGGAGAGGCGCAGGTGATGGCCTGCACAACAGCGGGTGAGATCGGGCGCGCCGGATATGTTGAAGAGCGCGTGGTGGCCGTCGGCTTTCCGGCGGAGACGTTTTCTACCGCCGCCGTCATGATCCGCGAGTTGAGCAGCCGGGATGCGCAGGCCTTTGGAGACAGGCTGGTGCGGGAGCGGCTCACCCTTTCGGAGCAGGCCCCGGACCGCCCCAATGCGTTTGCTTTCTTGCTGGTCGATGGGCTCTCACTGAAAGAAGACATTTTGGCCGCCGCGCTCTCCCCCGCGCTGGGCGGGATGCCGATGTTTGGTGGCTCTGCGGGCGATGGGGTGGATTTTGCCCGCACCCGCGTCGCCCTCAATGCCGAGGTGGCTCAGGATGCCGCCGTTTTGGCGCTGGTCCGCACGGCCCTGCCGATCCGGGTTTTCTCTATCAATCACCTCTTGCCGACCGAGGAGCGTATGGTGGTGACCGAGGCGGACCCGACCGCGAGGATCGTGAAGGCCATCAACGCCGAGCCTGCGGCGCGGGAGTATGCGCGGATTGTCGGCAAGGACCCTGACCAGCTTGATACCTTTACCTTCGCTGCCCACCCCGTGGTCGTCCGTATCGGGGGGGAGCACCATGTCAGGGCAATTCAACGGGTGACGGACGCGGGTGAGTTGCAGTTCTTTTCCGCCATCGACGAGGGCATGGTTCTGACCGTGGCCCACAAGCAGGATATTGTCAGCCATCTGGAAGAAGAGCTTTCGGCCCTTGCCCGCGAGGAGGCGCCCCTTTCGATCCTCGGGTGCGATTGCCTGTTGCGGCGTATGGAGGCCGAGCAGGCGCAGGCGGTGCGGGGCCTGTCAGACACGCTGTCACGGCATAAGGTCTCGGGTTTTTCCACCTATGGTGAGCAGTTCGGGCCATTGCATGTGAACCAGACAATGACCGGCGTTGCGTTCTACCCGCCCGAGGAGGCGGTGTAG
- a CDS encoding SulP family inorganic anion transporter: protein MRLARKYLPVFDWGRDYSRDTLSNDLIAALIVTIMLIPQSLAYALLAGLPPEAGIYASIVPIILYAIFGTSRALAVGPVAVVSLMTAAAVGQVAEQGTMGYATAALTLAFLSGGMLLLLGVFRLGFLANFLSHPVIAGFITASGILIATSQLKHILGVQGGGHTLVEMVERLITQLGQTNVITLVVGVTATAFLFWVRKGLKPALLKAGLTPRLADIATKAGPVAAVVVTTLVTWAFGLTERGVAVVGSVPQALPPLTMPDFSTEMLGALFVPALLISIIGFVESISVAQTLAAKKRQRINPDQELIGLGAANLGAAFTGGYPVTGGFARSVVNFDAGAETPAAGAYTAVGLAIAAVALTPLVYFLPKATLAATIIVAVLSLVDFKILKTSWTYSRADFAAVLATILLTLGLGVETGVTAGVVISIGLFLYRTSKPHIAEVGLVPGTQHFRNVLRHMVETSPTLLTIRIDESLYFANARYLEDYVLDRVVKNPELRDVVLMCSAVNEIDLSALESLEALNTRLMGLNVRLHMSEVKGPVTDRLGRTHFLEALSGELFLAQYDAYQALSAKPREAQQSGAQA from the coding sequence CTGCGCCTTGCCCGCAAGTATCTGCCGGTCTTCGACTGGGGCCGCGATTACTCGCGCGATACCCTGTCCAATGACCTGATCGCCGCGCTGATCGTCACCATCATGCTGATTCCGCAGTCGCTGGCCTATGCGCTGCTGGCCGGGTTGCCGCCCGAGGCTGGCATCTACGCCTCCATCGTCCCGATCATCCTCTATGCCATCTTCGGCACCTCGCGCGCGCTGGCCGTGGGGCCGGTGGCGGTGGTGTCGCTGATGACGGCCGCTGCCGTTGGGCAGGTGGCCGAGCAGGGCACCATGGGATACGCCACCGCCGCGCTGACCCTGGCCTTTCTTTCCGGCGGGATGCTGCTGCTGCTGGGGGTGTTCCGGCTCGGGTTTCTGGCCAATTTCCTGTCACACCCCGTTATCGCGGGGTTCATCACCGCCTCCGGCATCCTCATCGCCACCTCGCAGCTCAAGCACATCCTCGGAGTGCAGGGCGGCGGGCACACGCTTGTCGAGATGGTGGAACGCCTCATTACCCAGCTTGGACAGACGAATGTGATCACCCTTGTGGTCGGGGTCACTGCCACGGCCTTCCTGTTTTGGGTCCGCAAGGGGCTGAAGCCCGCGTTGTTGAAGGCAGGGCTCACGCCCCGGCTTGCCGACATTGCCACCAAGGCGGGTCCGGTGGCTGCCGTCGTTGTTACCACGCTCGTGACGTGGGCCTTTGGCCTGACCGAGCGTGGCGTTGCGGTGGTTGGGTCTGTGCCGCAAGCATTGCCGCCGCTGACCATGCCCGACTTTTCCACCGAGATGCTGGGTGCACTGTTCGTTCCCGCGCTGCTGATCTCGATCATCGGCTTTGTAGAGTCGATCTCGGTGGCCCAAACGCTGGCGGCCAAGAAGCGTCAGCGGATCAACCCCGATCAGGAGTTGATCGGCCTCGGCGCGGCCAACCTCGGCGCGGCCTTCACTGGCGGCTACCCGGTAACGGGCGGTTTTGCCCGGTCGGTCGTCAACTTCGATGCGGGCGCCGAGACACCGGCGGCGGGAGCCTATACTGCCGTAGGCCTCGCCATTGCCGCCGTCGCCCTCACGCCTTTGGTGTATTTTCTGCCCAAGGCCACGCTGGCGGCCACCATCATTGTTGCCGTGCTTTCACTGGTCGATTTCAAGATCCTGAAAACCTCATGGACATACAGCCGCGCCGATTTTGCTGCCGTTCTGGCCACCATCCTGCTGACGCTCGGCCTTGGTGTCGAAACCGGGGTAACGGCGGGCGTGGTGATCTCGATCGGCCTTTTTCTCTACCGCACCTCCAAGCCCCATATCGCCGAGGTGGGGCTGGTGCCGGGCACCCAGCACTTTCGCAACGTGCTGCGCCACATGGTGGAAACCTCGCCAACCCTGCTGACCATCCGGATCGACGAAAGCCTCTATTTCGCCAATGCCCGCTACCTCGAAGACTATGTTCTCGACCGCGTGGTGAAAAACCCGGAGCTGCGCGATGTGGTGTTGATGTGCTCGGCGGTGAACGAGATCGACCTTTCGGCGCTTGAATCGCTGGAGGCGCTGAATACGCGGCTCATGGGCCTCAACGTGCGTTTGCACATGTCGGAGGTGAAAGGCCCGGTCACAGACCGGCTTGGCCGCACCCACTTTCTTGAAGCCCTCTCGGGAGAGCTCTTTCTGGCGCAGTATGATGCTTATCAGGCTCTTTCAGCCAAGCCGCGCGAGGCACAGCAGAGCGGCGCGCAGGCCTGA